The following coding sequences are from one Mytilus edulis unplaced genomic scaffold, xbMytEdul2.2 SCAFFOLD_286, whole genome shotgun sequence window:
- the LOC139506917 gene encoding uncharacterized protein → MEGCFICKLSINDGRATVTLREKGARNINEFSKLRNDTKVAKSGDVVHQDCRRDYTNAKSVKQKELDYKTTENRVLRSQEQFNYRDNCLFCGQFADVKDKRKGTDVFPVRTKDFQSNIEKICRERNDEWATHVLTRIVFVHDLHAADAVYHQRCSVNFRTGKSIPSGTPKQSKNKTGRPQHQQAQAAFQKTVEYLLQNEDEQLTVIELVEKMKDYCGDAAYSTVHMKSKIQKYFGDDVIITEINGKPNVITLRKTATSILHDFHQKQNASDPESEKMNIIKAAASLIKSDIKSKIGTKTEYPSVSDVESLECNEHYLPDSLRLFLNSLISTCNHSLKLSAIGQTIIQATRPRSLIAPLQIGLAVQMHHHFGSRFLIDSLYNMGFSSSYSEVQRYEMNAAMSQGTDIPEVTEEGNLQYIADNVDHNLRTIDGHGTFHGMGIIASVTPGFMRTNCKPRTDVNIEELKEIGKIDIRPYKLDKETHTSLKFMKLNQVNATSYSESLSLLSRTVWPIKSTGWSALCQMVYGGVFPGKSSIVYLPMIDMNPSDLTCINSTLHFISKEARRHNADPVVTFDQPLYWKAVNIILNEAESSTLKSMVVRLGGFHTEMSFLGSIGHIMNSSGQSELLETVYASTAVGHMLSGKAISRAVRGHFLTQTALTLLITSEIYDFPQYTPGTDTDDPSQSYLDDKENFPKADTTCVDNEKPSESNQILPSEIEQLITVFEGIIQSNISIESLNDNQTLNIISERIRLFRKSLKNCRTASLWFQYMDMVELLRQFITAERTGNWNLHLKSLQQMLPYLAASGHNLYAKSVHIYLQQMQNLPATHPALDNLFKIGHHVIRRTDRFWAGLSTDLVIEQALMRSLKTTGGLTRGRGLSESQRLLWLLSMPQCSQMNEAMQKLTDVNYNTSEQHKELGKSRIDQDKKDVQIFKSFLGERNPFSSDINLRNIETGTLADEKVNVERSVDIGKEILKSMEDQYADDFVFKKNKQVVTLASKTNIKIDGEEVVVDPQLLFQRLVAAANNIFPDISEVFKFELSSTPAALFEPSGLMRQAQKATLGDALWNIGDCAVNRKLDSELHYVIDGGSLIQRLPWNKGSTFGEICQQYVDYIKRRYDHAVIVFDGYTSGPSTKDHVHMRRTKGVEGAKIIFKTTTPFRSKKENFLTNNENKQNFINMLSDALVKNDFQTEHADADADVLIAKTGVNQSISHPTVVIGEDTDVLVLLIFHCTLS, encoded by the coding sequence ATGGAAGGGTGCTTTATTTGCAAATTATCCATCAATGACGGAAGAGCAACTGTAACATTAAGAGAAAAAGGAGCCCGAAATATTAACGAGTTCAGCAAGCTACGAAATGATACCAAAGTTGCTAAATCTGGGGACGTAGTACACCAGGATTGTCGCAGGGACTACACAAATGCTAAGTCTGTCAAACAAAAAGAACTAGATTACAAGACTACTGAAAATCGGGTTTTAAGATCACAAGAACAGTTCAACTATCGAGATAACTGTCTTTTCTGTGGACAGTTTGCAGATGTTAAGGATAAGAGGAAAGGTACTGATGTTTTTCCAGTCCGAACAAAGGATTTCCAGAGCAATATAGAAAAAATCTGCCGTGAGCGAAACGATGAATGGGCTACACATGTATTAACCAGAATTGTATTTGTACATGATTTGCATGCTGCAGACGCAGTTTACCATCAGCGATGCAGTGTAAATTTTCGAACAGGAAAAAGCATTCCATCTGGAACACCTAAGCAGAGCAAAAATAAAACCGGCAGACCCCAGCATCAACAGGCACAAGCTGCATTCCAGAAAACTGTTGAATATCTCCTACAAAACGAGGATGAACAACTTACGGTTATTGAGTTAGtagaaaaaatgaaagattacTGCGGAGATGCAGCTTATTCGACTGTTCATATGAAATCAAAAATCCAAAAGTACTTTGGAGATGATGTGATTATAACAGAAATAAATGGGAAACCAAATGTTATTACACTCCGCAAAACTGCAACATCAATACTTCATGATTTTCATCAGAAGCAAAATGCAAGTGACCCTGAATCAGAGAAAATGAACATTATAAAAGCAGCAGCAAGTCTAATAAAATCTGACATCAAATCAAAAATTGGCACGAAAACTGAGTATCCATCAGTTTCTGATGTTGAATCTTTGGAATGCAATGAACACTACCTACCTGACAGTTTACGGTTATTTCTGAATAGTTTAATAAGTACCTGTAATCACAGTCTGAAACTTTCTGCTATTGGCCAAACAATAATTCAAGCTACAAGACCAAGATCATTAATAGCACCTTTACAAATAGGCCTTGCTGTACAAATGCATCACCATTTCGGTTCCAGATTTTTGATAGACTCTCTGTACAATATGGGATTCTCATCATCGTATTCAGAAGTACAAAGGTATGAAATGAATGCTGCAATGTCCCAAGGAACTGATATACCGGAAGTAACAGAAGAAGGAAATCTTCAGTACATAGCAGACAATGTTGATCATAATTTAAGAACTATCGATGGTCATGGTACTTTTCACGGCATGGGAATTATAGCCAGCGTCACACCAGGATTTATGAGGACAAATTGTAAACCAAGAACAGATGTTAACATAGAAGAACTCAAAGAAATTGGAAAAATTGATATTAGACCATATAAACTGGATAAAGAAACTCACACATCATtgaaattcatgaaattaaaCCAAGTAAACGCAACCAGTTATTCGGAGTCATTAAGTCTACTCTCCAGGACTGTTTGGCCAATAAAAAGTACTGGATGGTCAGCATTGTGTCAAATGGTATATGGTGGAGTATTTCCGGGAAAATCAAGCATAGTTTATTTGCCAATGATTGACATGAACCCGAGTGACCTTACATGCATAAACTCAACGCTGCATTTCATCTCTAAAGAAGCAAGACGACACAATGCAGATCCTGTTGTTACATTCGATCAGCCCTTATACTGGAAAGCAGTAAATATTATCCTGAATGAAGCAGAAAGTAGTACCTTGAAATCTATGGTTGTCCGACTTGGTGGATTTCACACTGAGATGAGTTTTCTAGGATCTATAGGACACATTATGAATAGCTCCGGTCAATCAGAACTATTAGAAACTGTTTATGCTTCTACTGCTGTTGGTCATATGCTTAGTGGTAAAGCCATTTCCCGTGCTGTTCGTGGTCATTTTCTTACTCAAACAGCTTTGACTCTGCTCATTACATCAGAAATATATGATTTTCCACAATATACACCTGGAACTGATACTGACGATCCTTCTCAATCATATTTAGATGACAAAGAAAACTTTCCAAAAGCGGATACAACTTGTGTTGATAATGAAAAGCCGTCAGAATCGAACCAAATTCTACCATCTGAAATCGAGCAATTGATAACAGTTTTTGAAGGTATCATACAAAGTAATATCTCGATCGAATCATTGAATGACAACCAAACTTTAAATATTATATCTGAACGCATCAGATTATttagaaaatctttgaaaaattgCCGCACTGCTTCCCTTTGGTTCCAGTATATGGATATGGTTGAACTTCTCCGTCAATTTATCACTGCTGAAAGGACAGGAAACTGGAACTTACACTTGAAAAGTCTCCAGCAGATGCTCCCTTATTTAGCTGCTTCAGGACACAACCTATATGCAAAATCAGTTCACatttatttacaacaaatgcaaaaTCTGCCTGCAACGCATCCTGCCTTagacaatttattcaaaataggACACCATGTTATCAGACGAACGGATCGTTTTTGGGCCGGTTTGTCTACTGATCTGGTAATAGAGCAAGCCCTTATGAGAAGTTTAAAGACAACAGGTGGTCTGACCAGAGGCCGTGGTTTGAGCGAATCGCAAAGACTTCTATGGCTGTTATCAATGCCACAATGTTCACAAATGAATGAAGCAATGCAGAAACTTACTGATGTGAACTATAATACAAGTGAGCAGCACAAAGAACTTGGGAAAAGTAGGATAGATCAAGACAAAAAAGACGTTCAAATATTTAAGTCATTTTTAGGGGAAAGAAATCCCTTCAGTTCTGATATTAATTTACGGAATATTGAAACTGGTACACTAGCTGATGAGAAAGTTAACGTAGAAAGATCAGTGGATATAGGAAAAGAAATATTAAAGTCTATGGAAGATCAGTATGCAGacgattttgttttcaaaaagaacAAACAGGTGGTAACTTTAGCAAGTAAAACCAATATAAAGATTGATGGCGAAGAAGTGGTTGTTGACCCCCAGTTGCTATTTCAACGACTTGTTGCAGCGGCAAACAACATTTTTCCAGATATTTCTGAAGTTTTCAAGTTTGAACTGTCAAGTACTCCAGCGGCATTATTCGAACCGTCAGGACTAATGCGACAAGCTCAAAAGGCAACATTAGGTGATGCCTTATGGAACATTGGAGACTGTGCTGTAAACAGAAAACTTGACTCTGAGCTACATTATGTCATTGACGGAGGTTCTTTAATTCAACGCCTACCATGGAATAAAGGGTCAACTTTCGGAGAGATCTGTCAACAATATGTGGATTACATAAAACGACGATATGACCATGCAGTTATCGTATTTGACGGCTACACATCAGGGCCTAGCACAAAAGATCATGTGCATATGCGCCGGACAAAAGGAGTGGAAGGagctaaaatcatttttaaaacaacGACCCCTTTCagaagtaaaaaagaaaattttctaactaacaatgaaaataaacaaaatttcataaatatgcTAAGTGATGCCTTAGTAAAAAACGACTTTCAGACAGAACATGCAGATGCTGATGCTGATGTTCTAATAGCAAAGACAGGTGTCAATCAATCAATATCACACCCTACTGTGGTCATCGGGGAAGACACAGATGTTCTAGTTCTTCTTATATTTCACTGTACACTTAGTTAA